From the Perca flavescens isolate YP-PL-M2 chromosome 21, PFLA_1.0, whole genome shotgun sequence genome, one window contains:
- the atxn7l3b gene encoding ataxin-7-like protein 3: protein MKMEEVSMSSLDNSKLEGLAQDILSDLVEDACLGLCFEVHRAVKQGYFFLDDTDQESMRDFEIVDQPGLDVFGQVYNQWKNKECVCPNCSRSIAASRFAPHLEKCLGMGRNSSRIANRRIVTGNNTNNKSESDQEDNDDVNDNDWSYGAEKKAKKRKSDKNPNSPRRSKSFKHKSSMMGQRRRMDNQESPRMLMKDEAFPQ from the exons ATGAAAATGGAGGAGGTTTCAATGTCCAGCCTGGACAACAGCAAGCTGGAG GGCCTAGCTCAGGACATCCTGTCTGACCTGGTGGAGGATGCATGCCTGGGTCTTTGCTTCGAGGTCCACCGGGCCGTCAAGCAGGGCTATTTTTTCCTGGATGACACGGACCAAGAAAGCATGAGGGACTTTG AAATCGTGGACCAGCCGGGATTGGATGTGTTCGGCCAGGTGTACAACCAGTGGAAAAACAAAGAGTGTGTATGTCCCAACTGCAGCCGAAGCATTGCTGCCTCACGCTTTGCCCCGCATCTGGAGAAATGCCTGGGGATGGGACGCAACAGCAGCCGCATAGCCAACCGCAG AATAGTCACCGGTaacaacaccaacaacaagTCAGAGAGCGACCAAGAGGATAATGATGACGTCAATGACAATGACTGGTCTTATGGGGCAGAAAAGAAAG CCAAGAAAAGGAAATCTGATAAG AATCCAAACTCACCCAGAAGATCCAAATCATTCAAGCATAAAAGCA GCATGATGGGTCAGAGACGTCGCATGGACAACCAGGAGAGCCCACGCATGCTGATGAAAGATGAGGCATTCCCTCAATAA